One stretch of Streptomyces sp. 135 DNA includes these proteins:
- a CDS encoding aldo/keto reductase: MTSLPTRRLGALTVSAQGLGCMGMSQGYGASDDDRSIATIHRALDLGVTLLDTSDFYGSGHNEQLLGRALAGPRREQAVLATKFGFTNRFGEPTHIRGDAPYVREACDASLRRLGVDHIDLYYAHRIDKTVPIEETVGALAELVQAGKVRHIGLSEAGADTIRRAHAVHPIAALQSEWSLWTRDLEAEIAPLCRELGIGIVPYSPLGRGFLTGRYTSLDALPEGDLRRTQPRFTDGNLERNLAIVETLNALAAEKGVTAGQLALAWVQHRGDDVVPIPGTRREKYLEENIAAAALELSAEDLAAIDAAAPADKVAGTRYDARSMSVLDK, encoded by the coding sequence ATGACCAGTCTTCCCACCCGCCGGCTCGGCGCGCTGACGGTCTCGGCCCAGGGGCTCGGATGCATGGGGATGAGCCAGGGCTACGGCGCGTCGGACGACGACCGGTCGATCGCGACGATCCACCGCGCCCTGGACCTCGGCGTCACCCTGCTCGACACCTCCGACTTCTACGGCAGCGGCCACAACGAACAGCTCCTGGGCCGCGCCCTCGCGGGCCCGCGCCGTGAACAGGCGGTCCTCGCCACCAAGTTCGGCTTCACCAACCGCTTCGGCGAGCCGACGCACATCCGGGGCGACGCCCCGTACGTACGCGAGGCCTGCGACGCCTCGCTGCGGCGCCTCGGCGTCGACCACATCGACCTCTACTACGCTCACCGGATCGACAAGACCGTGCCGATCGAGGAGACCGTCGGCGCGCTCGCCGAGCTGGTCCAGGCGGGCAAGGTGCGCCACATCGGGCTCTCCGAGGCGGGCGCGGACACGATCCGCAGGGCGCACGCCGTGCATCCGATCGCCGCGCTCCAGAGCGAGTGGTCGCTGTGGACCAGGGATCTGGAGGCGGAGATCGCGCCGCTCTGCCGGGAGCTCGGCATCGGCATCGTGCCGTACTCGCCGCTCGGGCGCGGCTTCCTCACCGGCCGCTACACCTCGCTCGACGCGCTGCCCGAGGGCGATCTGCGGCGCACCCAGCCCCGCTTCACCGACGGCAACCTGGAGCGGAACCTCGCCATCGTCGAGACGCTGAACGCGCTCGCCGCCGAGAAGGGCGTCACCGCCGGGCAGCTCGCGCTCGCCTGGGTGCAGCACCGCGGCGACGACGTCGTGCCGATCCCGGGCACGCGCCGCGAGAAGTACCTGGAGGAGAACATCGCGGCCGCCGCGCTCGAACTGTCCGCCGAGGACCTCGCGGCGATCGACGCGGCGGCTCCCGCCGACAAGGTCGCGGGCACGCGGTACGACGCGCGCAGCATGTCGGTGCTCGACAAGTAG
- a CDS encoding DUF6314 family protein: MPSLHPVPEPLAHLVGEWRVTRTVRDLADGSEGHFSGTTLFSPLPAPDEGGLLHHESGVFTWHGTARPAERTLRFLPGATPGTARVEFADGRFFHDLDLRSGRHATDHPCAADLYRGEFEVDDADHWRSRWRVGGPAKDLLLVTEYVRAARGPAVTDRPAPSTPPGRPGA; encoded by the coding sequence ATGCCCTCCCTCCACCCCGTCCCGGAGCCACTCGCCCATCTCGTCGGCGAGTGGCGCGTGACCCGCACGGTCCGCGACCTCGCGGACGGCTCGGAGGGCCACTTCAGCGGTACGACGCTCTTCTCGCCGCTGCCCGCCCCGGACGAGGGCGGGCTCCTCCACCACGAGTCGGGCGTCTTCACCTGGCACGGCACCGCACGCCCCGCCGAGCGCACCCTGCGTTTCCTGCCGGGCGCGACCCCGGGCACGGCCCGCGTCGAGTTCGCCGACGGACGCTTCTTCCACGACCTGGACCTGCGCTCCGGCCGGCACGCGACGGACCATCCGTGCGCGGCGGACCTCTACCGGGGCGAGTTCGAGGTGGACGACGCGGATCACTGGCGCAGCCGGTGGAGGGTCGGCGGCCCCGCCAAGGATCTCCTGCTCGTCACGGAGTACGTACGGGCCGCCCGGGGCCCGGCGGTCACTGACCGACCAGCGCCATCCACGCCCCCGGGTCGTCCAGGGGCTTGA
- a CDS encoding GNAT family N-acetyltransferase — MNDSVTLHGPYEISADPARVDAARVHQWLSADAYWALGRSRAKQDAAIAGSLNFGAYDGSSGEQVAYARVVTDRATFAWLCDVYVAPAARGSGLGTALVDAVRAHLEPFGLRRVLLATADAHGVYEKVGFKPLDDPGAWMALVGQ; from the coding sequence ATGAACGACAGTGTCACGCTCCACGGTCCGTACGAGATATCCGCCGACCCCGCCCGCGTCGACGCGGCCCGCGTCCACCAGTGGCTCTCCGCGGACGCGTACTGGGCGCTCGGCCGCAGTCGCGCCAAGCAGGACGCGGCGATCGCCGGGTCGCTGAACTTCGGCGCGTACGACGGGAGTTCGGGGGAGCAGGTGGCGTACGCGCGCGTGGTGACCGACCGGGCCACCTTCGCCTGGCTCTGCGATGTGTACGTCGCCCCGGCCGCGCGCGGCAGCGGCCTTGGCACCGCCCTCGTGGACGCGGTCCGCGCGCACCTGGAGCCGTTCGGCCTGCGCCGCGTACTGCTGGCCACGGCCGACGCGCACGGCGTCTACGAGAAGGTCGGGTTCAAGCCCCTGGACGACCCGGGGGCGTGGATGGCGCTGGTCGGTCAGTGA
- a CDS encoding PLP-dependent aminotransferase family protein → MQDGSSVGELAKRLRDEMDRYSPGGKLPSSRSLVERFRVSPVTVSRALAQLAAEGLVVTRPGSGVFRAEPSAPAVPAGDTSWQEVSLSADATAELVPRAVDASGVLATLAAPPPGVIEFNGGYLDASLQPERAMAAALARAGRRPGAWGRPPVDGLPELREWFARGVGGAVTAAEVLITAGGQSALTTALRALAPPGAPVLVESPTYPGMLAIARAAGMRPVPVPVDTDGVRPQLLEAAFRATGARVFVCQPLFQNPTGAVLSAERRPEVLRIAREAGAFVIEDDFVRRLVHEDAGPLPPPLSADDKDGVVVHVCSLTKATSPSFRVSALAARGPVLERLRAIQVVDHFFVPRPLQEAALELVGSPAWPRHLRAVAGELRIRRDAMAAALRLRLPELAMPHIPAGGYNLWVRLPDGTDETALASAALRAGVAVAPGRPYFAAEPTAAYVRLSFAAVAGVGEIGEGVRRLRAACDEVRG, encoded by the coding sequence ATGCAAGACGGTAGCAGTGTGGGCGAACTGGCGAAACGGCTGCGGGACGAGATGGACCGCTACTCACCTGGAGGAAAGCTGCCGTCCAGTCGGTCGCTCGTCGAGCGGTTCCGGGTGAGCCCCGTGACCGTGTCGCGGGCCCTGGCGCAGCTGGCCGCCGAAGGGCTCGTCGTCACCCGGCCCGGCTCCGGGGTCTTCCGCGCCGAGCCGTCGGCGCCCGCCGTGCCCGCCGGCGACACCTCGTGGCAGGAGGTATCCCTGAGCGCCGACGCCACCGCCGAGCTGGTGCCGCGCGCGGTCGACGCGTCCGGGGTGCTCGCCACCCTGGCCGCACCGCCGCCCGGCGTCATCGAGTTCAACGGCGGCTACCTCGACGCCTCCCTCCAGCCCGAGCGCGCCATGGCGGCGGCGCTCGCCAGGGCGGGGCGGCGGCCCGGGGCGTGGGGCAGGCCACCGGTCGACGGCCTGCCGGAGCTGCGGGAGTGGTTCGCGCGCGGCGTCGGCGGGGCCGTCACGGCCGCCGAGGTGCTGATCACCGCGGGTGGACAGAGCGCCCTGACCACGGCGCTGCGCGCGCTCGCCCCGCCGGGGGCGCCCGTGCTCGTCGAGTCGCCCACCTACCCCGGGATGCTGGCGATCGCCCGTGCGGCGGGGATGCGTCCCGTGCCGGTGCCCGTCGACACGGACGGGGTGCGCCCGCAGCTCCTGGAGGCCGCCTTCCGCGCGACGGGCGCCCGGGTCTTCGTCTGCCAGCCGCTGTTCCAGAACCCGACGGGGGCCGTACTCTCCGCCGAGCGCCGCCCGGAGGTCCTGCGGATCGCCCGGGAGGCGGGGGCGTTCGTCATCGAGGACGACTTCGTGCGCCGCCTCGTCCACGAGGACGCCGGGCCGCTGCCGCCGCCGCTCTCCGCCGACGACAAGGACGGCGTCGTCGTGCACGTCTGCTCGCTCACCAAGGCCACCTCGCCGAGCTTCAGGGTGAGCGCGCTCGCCGCGCGCGGACCGGTCCTGGAGCGGCTGCGCGCCATCCAGGTCGTCGACCACTTCTTCGTGCCCCGACCGCTTCAGGAGGCGGCGCTCGAACTGGTCGGCTCCCCGGCCTGGCCGCGCCATCTGCGGGCGGTGGCGGGCGAGTTGAGGATCCGCAGGGACGCCATGGCCGCGGCGCTGCGGCTGCGCCTGCCCGAACTCGCGATGCCGCACATCCCCGCGGGCGGCTACAACCTCTGGGTGCGGCTGCCCGACGGCACCGACGAGACGGCGCTCGCCTCGGCCGCCCTGCGCGCGGGCGTGGCCGTGGCCCCCGGCCGCCCGTACTTCGCGGCGGAGCCCACGGCGGCGTACGTCCGGCTGAGCTTCGCGGCGGTCGCGGGGGTGGGGGAGATCGGCGAGGGGGTGCGCAGGCTGCGGGCGGCCTGCGACGAGGTCCGGGGGTAG
- a CDS encoding DMT family transporter, producing the protein MTAQDSATRPKRIAVSEAATGTTAPMAAAPAPHGSRRTGTVMAALGVTAFSLTFPATAWGLEGIGPWSLVTLRGALSALIAGGCLLALRVPVPHRRHWAGLAVVGAGVVVGFPLLTTLALQTSTTAHAAVVVGLLPLTTAVLSALRTGARPSRMFWAAALTGAAAVIAFTVQQSGGALSAADLYLFGALLICAAGYTEGGRLAREMPGWQVIGWGLMLCLPLNLLGAVLALQHESSQLTGHSTTGLLYSAIGSQFLGLVVWYRGMAAIGVPKASQLQLAQPLLTLVWSVFLLGEHLPVAAPLTAAAVLVCIAVTQRARG; encoded by the coding sequence ATGACAGCACAGGATAGCGCTACTCGCCCGAAGCGGATAGCGGTCAGTGAAGCCGCCACCGGTACGACGGCGCCCATGGCCGCCGCCCCCGCCCCGCACGGCTCCCGCCGCACCGGCACCGTGATGGCCGCCCTCGGCGTCACCGCCTTCTCGCTGACCTTCCCCGCCACCGCCTGGGGCCTCGAAGGCATCGGCCCCTGGAGCCTCGTCACCCTGCGCGGCGCGCTCAGCGCCCTCATCGCGGGCGGCTGTCTGCTCGCCCTGCGCGTGCCGGTCCCGCACCGCCGCCACTGGGCGGGGCTCGCGGTGGTCGGCGCCGGGGTCGTCGTCGGCTTCCCCCTGCTCACCACGCTCGCCCTGCAGACCTCCACCACCGCGCACGCAGCCGTGGTCGTCGGCCTGCTCCCCCTGACGACCGCCGTTTTGTCGGCGCTGCGGACCGGGGCGCGCCCCTCGCGCATGTTCTGGGCGGCGGCGCTCACCGGGGCCGCGGCCGTGATCGCGTTCACCGTGCAGCAGAGCGGCGGCGCGCTGTCCGCCGCCGACCTCTACCTCTTCGGCGCGCTCCTGATCTGCGCCGCCGGCTACACCGAGGGCGGCCGCCTGGCCCGTGAGATGCCCGGCTGGCAGGTCATCGGCTGGGGGCTCATGCTCTGCCTGCCGCTCAACCTGCTCGGCGCGGTCCTCGCCCTCCAGCACGAGTCGTCCCAGCTCACCGGGCACAGCACGACGGGCCTGCTCTACTCCGCGATCGGCTCGCAGTTCCTCGGCCTGGTCGTCTGGTACCGGGGCATGGCGGCCATCGGCGTACCCAAGGCCAGTCAGCTCCAGCTCGCCCAGCCGCTGCTGACCCTGGTCTGGTCGGTGTTCCTGCTCGGCGAGCACCTGCCCGTGGCCGCGCCCCTCACGGCGGCCGCGGTCCTCGTCTGCATCGCGGTCACCCAAAGGGCCCGCGGCTGA
- a CDS encoding DUF1918 domain-containing protein, protein MRATVGDRLVVHGRIVGQHDRTAEVVEVLGEDGGPPYRVRFDDGHETLMSPGPDTVVRHEDPTS, encoded by the coding sequence ATGCGCGCAACCGTAGGTGACAGGCTGGTGGTGCACGGCAGGATCGTCGGGCAGCACGACCGGACCGCGGAGGTCGTCGAGGTGCTCGGCGAGGACGGCGGCCCGCCGTACCGCGTCCGGTTCGACGACGGCCACGAGACGCTGATGTCGCCGGGCCCCGACACCGTCGTACGGCACGAGGACCCGACGAGCTAG
- a CDS encoding family 10 glycosylhydrolase: protein MRRMSRRGFSVVAAATIAGLATAGDAAAAPDRRRKKARELRAMWLATVVNRDWPSKPGLSAQQQRSELLAFLDSAVNRRLNAVVFQVRPTADALWPSPHEPWSEYLTGTQGKDPGWDPLGTAVKEAHRRGLELHAWFNPFRIANHTDPSRLVATHPARVHPEWVVPYGGKLYYNPGLPEVRRFVQDAMLDAVRRYPLDAVHWDDYFYPYPVAGQTFDDDDAFARYGGGFPDRASWRRDNIDRLVREMSGRIKKTRGRTQFGISPFAVWRNKATDPTGSDTRAGVQTYDDLYADTRGWVKKGWIDYIVPQVYWNIGFPAADYAKLVPWWNDVVRGTGVRLYIGEALYKAGDPAQPPAWQDPAELSRHLTYAEGFSEVRGHIYFSAKEVGVDRNGAMARVVADHYQEPAKPPR, encoded by the coding sequence ATGAGGCGTATGTCACGTCGGGGTTTCTCGGTGGTGGCCGCGGCGACGATCGCGGGCCTGGCGACGGCGGGGGACGCGGCGGCGGCCCCCGACCGGCGCCGGAAGAAGGCGCGCGAGCTGCGGGCCATGTGGCTGGCGACCGTCGTCAACCGCGACTGGCCCTCCAAGCCGGGCCTGTCCGCGCAGCAGCAGCGGAGCGAACTCCTTGCGTTCCTCGACTCGGCGGTGAACCGCAGACTGAACGCGGTGGTCTTCCAGGTGCGGCCCACCGCCGACGCCCTGTGGCCCTCGCCGCACGAGCCGTGGTCGGAGTACCTCACCGGGACCCAGGGCAAGGACCCGGGCTGGGACCCGCTGGGCACCGCGGTGAAGGAGGCGCACCGCAGGGGCCTGGAGCTGCACGCGTGGTTCAACCCCTTCCGCATCGCGAACCACACCGACCCGTCGCGGCTGGTGGCCACGCACCCCGCGCGCGTGCACCCCGAGTGGGTGGTGCCGTACGGCGGGAAGCTCTACTACAACCCGGGCCTGCCCGAGGTGCGGCGCTTCGTGCAGGACGCGATGCTCGACGCGGTCCGCCGCTATCCGCTGGACGCGGTGCACTGGGACGACTACTTCTATCCGTACCCCGTCGCGGGCCAGACCTTCGACGACGACGACGCCTTCGCGCGCTACGGCGGCGGCTTCCCGGACCGCGCCTCCTGGCGCCGGGACAACATCGACCGACTGGTGCGCGAGATGTCCGGCCGGATCAAGAAGACCCGGGGACGCACCCAGTTCGGCATCAGCCCCTTCGCGGTCTGGCGCAACAAGGCGACCGACCCGACGGGCTCGGACACCCGGGCCGGGGTGCAGACGTACGACGACCTGTACGCGGACACCCGCGGCTGGGTGAAGAAGGGCTGGATCGACTACATCGTCCCGCAGGTGTACTGGAACATCGGCTTCCCCGCGGCGGACTACGCCAAGCTGGTGCCGTGGTGGAACGACGTCGTACGCGGCACGGGCGTGCGCCTGTACATCGGTGAGGCCCTCTACAAGGCGGGCGACCCGGCGCAGCCCCCGGCCTGGCAGGACCCGGCGGAGCTGTCCCGCCACCTCACGTACGCCGAGGGCTTCAGCGAGGTGCGCGGGCACATCTACTTCTCGGCCAAGGAGGTCGGCGTCGACAGGAACGGCGCCATGGCGCGGGTCGTCGCCGACCACTACCAGGAGCCGGCGAAGCCGCCGCGCTGA
- a CDS encoding 3-hydroxybutyryl-CoA dehydrogenase: MTDIARVGVVGCGQMGAGIAEVCARSGLDVKVAETTGEALEIGRTRLYNSLSKAAERGKISEEERDATLARLSFTTDLGEFSDRDLVIEAVVENEQVKTEIFQVLDQVVTRQDAILASNTSSIPLVKLAVATSRPDQVIGIHFFNPAPVQQLVELIPALTTSEGTISRAQVMVEKVLGKHAIRAQDRSGFVVNALLIPYLLSAIRMFESGIASREDIDNGMEMGCAHPMGPLKLADLIGLDTVASVADSMYAEYKEPLYAAPPLLQRMVDAGRLGRKTGSGFYTYA, translated from the coding sequence ATGACCGATATCGCACGCGTCGGAGTGGTGGGCTGTGGCCAGATGGGCGCCGGAATCGCAGAGGTCTGCGCCCGCTCCGGACTGGATGTGAAGGTCGCGGAGACCACCGGCGAGGCCCTGGAGATCGGCCGCACCCGGCTGTACAACTCGCTCTCCAAGGCGGCCGAGCGCGGCAAGATCTCCGAGGAGGAGCGGGACGCGACCCTGGCCCGGCTCAGCTTCACGACCGACCTCGGCGAGTTCAGCGACCGTGACCTGGTCATCGAGGCCGTCGTGGAGAACGAGCAGGTCAAGACCGAGATCTTCCAGGTGCTCGACCAGGTGGTGACCCGCCAGGACGCGATCCTCGCCTCCAACACCTCCTCCATCCCGCTGGTGAAGCTGGCGGTCGCGACCTCGCGGCCCGACCAGGTCATCGGCATCCACTTCTTCAACCCGGCGCCGGTGCAGCAGCTCGTCGAGCTGATCCCGGCGCTGACCACGTCCGAGGGCACCATCAGCCGGGCGCAGGTCATGGTCGAGAAGGTGCTCGGCAAGCACGCGATCCGCGCCCAGGACCGCTCGGGCTTCGTGGTCAACGCGCTGCTCATCCCGTACCTGCTCTCCGCGATCCGGATGTTCGAGTCGGGCATCGCGAGCCGCGAGGACATCGACAACGGCATGGAGATGGGCTGCGCCCACCCGATGGGCCCGCTCAAGCTCGCCGACCTGATCGGCCTGGACACGGTCGCCTCGGTCGCCGACTCCATGTACGCCGAGTACAAGGAGCCGCTGTACGCCGCGCCCCCGCTGCTCCAGCGCATGGTGGACGCGGGCCGCCTCGGCCGGAAGACCGGCTCGGGCTTCTACACGTACGCCTGA
- a CDS encoding NUDIX hydrolase: MQWTKQSEQTVYGNRWFTVNLADVELPDGRHLDHFLIRLRPVAVATVVNDANEVLLLWRHRFITDSWGWELAAGVVEDGEDIAYAAAREMEEETGWRPGPLRHLMSVEPSNGLTDARHHIYWSDEGTYVGHPEDDFESDRREWVPLKLVPDMVARGEVPAANMAAALLLLHHLRLGQDAR; the protein is encoded by the coding sequence GTGCAGTGGACGAAACAGAGCGAACAAACTGTGTATGGAAACAGGTGGTTCACGGTCAATCTCGCAGATGTCGAGCTACCCGACGGCCGGCATCTGGACCACTTCCTGATACGGCTGCGGCCCGTCGCCGTGGCCACCGTCGTCAACGACGCCAACGAAGTGCTGCTGCTCTGGCGGCACCGCTTCATCACCGACAGCTGGGGCTGGGAACTCGCGGCGGGCGTCGTCGAGGACGGCGAGGACATCGCGTACGCGGCGGCCCGCGAGATGGAGGAGGAGACCGGCTGGCGGCCGGGCCCGCTGCGGCACCTGATGAGCGTCGAACCCTCGAACGGGCTCACCGACGCCCGGCACCACATCTACTGGTCCGACGAAGGGACCTACGTCGGCCATCCCGAGGACGACTTCGAGTCGGACCGCCGTGAGTGGGTCCCTCTCAAGCTCGTCCCCGACATGGTGGCCCGTGGGGAGGTCCCGGCCGCCAACATGGCCGCGGCCCTTCTCCTCCTGCACCATCTGCGCCTCGGCCAGGACGCGCGCTAA
- a CDS encoding transcriptional regulator: MQPNTLLDAILDEAGISHAGLAAHVNQAGKSRGLALRYEHTAVSRWLKGQRPRGQVPDLICEVLAARLQRPVTLDDIGLGVPGVPAAPVGSVTSTLSGFVERATALWRSDEQQRPHLLGAPAVTGTPAVMPVWEWENPPEDTDVSRGGRHPVSTADIEMMRAARAHYEQMYRKTGGVATRTRIVGFLNAEAAPLLRGSYTDEMGRQLHRSTGGLVAIAGICAYDSDAHGLAQRYFHQALRLAKASGDRGLGAYVIALLVNQSLFMREYRQAVAFAEAALRASGRDLTPALASDLYAMQAKAYAHLGDGRSALSCIRRAEAAADRILRGREPDETGYVQPGLVNVQVAEALLSLGDLVSAREHAAAAVDTPAHDRGRVHRLAMLSQIELRQGNTDEAVATAVQMAEQARGMESQRLRDRLRAVREHLVRSDCAGTAEAAELIDGALRVPL; this comes from the coding sequence ATGCAGCCCAACACCCTGCTCGACGCGATCCTCGACGAAGCGGGCATCTCGCACGCGGGACTTGCCGCACATGTGAACCAGGCCGGAAAGTCCAGAGGCCTCGCGCTGCGCTACGAACACACCGCCGTCTCCCGCTGGTTGAAGGGGCAGCGCCCGCGCGGTCAGGTCCCGGACCTGATCTGCGAGGTGCTCGCCGCCCGGCTCCAGCGGCCCGTCACCCTCGACGACATCGGCCTCGGGGTGCCCGGCGTCCCCGCCGCCCCCGTCGGCTCGGTCACCTCCACGCTCTCCGGCTTCGTGGAGCGCGCCACCGCGCTGTGGCGCTCGGACGAACAGCAGCGCCCCCACCTGCTCGGCGCGCCCGCGGTCACCGGCACCCCCGCGGTGATGCCGGTCTGGGAGTGGGAGAACCCGCCCGAGGACACCGACGTGTCCCGCGGCGGACGGCACCCCGTCAGCACGGCCGACATCGAGATGATGCGCGCGGCCCGCGCCCACTACGAGCAGATGTACCGCAAGACCGGCGGCGTCGCGACGCGCACCCGCATCGTCGGCTTCCTCAACGCGGAGGCCGCGCCCCTGCTGCGGGGCAGCTACACCGACGAGATGGGGCGCCAACTGCACCGCTCCACTGGCGGGTTGGTGGCGATTGCGGGGATCTGCGCCTACGACTCCGACGCGCACGGCCTAGCCCAGCGCTACTTCCACCAGGCCCTGCGCCTCGCGAAGGCCAGTGGGGACAGGGGACTTGGCGCGTACGTCATCGCGCTGCTGGTCAACCAGTCGCTGTTCATGCGCGAGTACCGCCAGGCCGTGGCGTTCGCCGAGGCGGCGCTGCGGGCCTCGGGCCGGGACCTCACCCCGGCGCTGGCGTCCGATCTGTACGCGATGCAGGCGAAGGCGTACGCACACCTGGGCGACGGCAGGAGCGCGCTGTCGTGCATCCGGCGCGCGGAGGCCGCGGCCGACCGGATCCTGCGGGGCCGCGAGCCGGACGAGACGGGATACGTCCAGCCGGGACTGGTCAACGTACAAGTGGCGGAGGCCCTGCTCAGCCTCGGTGACCTGGTCAGCGCCCGGGAGCACGCCGCCGCGGCCGTCGACACGCCGGCGCACGACCGGGGCCGGGTCCACCGGCTCGCGATGCTCAGCCAGATCGAACTGCGCCAGGGCAACACCGACGAGGCGGTCGCCACGGCGGTGCAGATGGCGGAACAGGCCCGGGGGATGGAGTCCCAGCGGCTGCGGGACAGGCTGCGCGCGGTACGCGAGCACCTGGTGCGCAGCGACTGCGCGGGCACGGCCGAGGCGGCCGAACTCATCGACGGGGCGTTGCGCGTCCCGCTCTGA
- a CDS encoding PP2C family protein-serine/threonine phosphatase: MIPWGCDLRGRPVVGRRRFRRALVLGLPTVWGAVAITYKLACPLAQQDGMGARIVSSAVFFAVGTGLIVHVHRTLLRELRQVRAVAGAAQNVLLRPLPPRVEGLALAAGRVSASRGACVGGDLYEVAATDHGVRVVMGDVRGHGLGAIGTVAAVLGSFREAAHDEPELPMVMRRLERALGRHLRERSYTEQPVSGRAAHDGALAEEFVTVLLLEIGEDGELLAINCGHPWPYLLTRQARPLADAEPLPPLGLFPLPGELPVVHCGRLLPGESLVLHTDGMEDARDAAGAFFPLQAALTESARARPASPQDLIDAVYAEFLRHAGHLPSDDAALLVLRNDREQAPIRQQEPERPTTRTMS; the protein is encoded by the coding sequence ATGATCCCCTGGGGCTGTGATCTGCGTGGGCGGCCCGTCGTCGGCCGTCGTCGGTTCCGGCGCGCGCTCGTGCTGGGGCTGCCGACGGTGTGGGGCGCCGTCGCCATCACGTACAAACTGGCCTGTCCGCTGGCCCAGCAGGACGGCATGGGGGCGCGGATCGTCAGCAGCGCGGTCTTCTTCGCCGTCGGGACCGGGCTCATCGTGCACGTCCACCGGACGCTGCTGCGGGAGCTGCGGCAGGTCCGCGCGGTCGCGGGCGCCGCGCAGAACGTGCTGTTGAGACCGCTGCCGCCGCGCGTCGAAGGGCTCGCGCTCGCCGCTGGACGGGTATCGGCGTCGCGGGGCGCCTGTGTCGGCGGCGATCTGTACGAGGTCGCCGCCACCGACCATGGGGTGCGCGTCGTCATGGGTGACGTCCGCGGGCATGGCCTCGGCGCCATCGGGACCGTCGCCGCCGTCCTCGGCAGCTTCCGCGAGGCCGCCCACGACGAACCCGAACTCCCGATGGTCATGCGCCGGTTGGAGCGGGCCCTCGGGCGGCACCTGCGGGAGCGCTCGTACACCGAGCAGCCCGTGAGCGGCAGAGCGGCCCACGACGGCGCGCTGGCCGAGGAGTTCGTCACCGTCCTGCTCCTGGAGATCGGCGAGGACGGCGAGCTGCTGGCCATCAACTGCGGCCACCCCTGGCCGTACCTGCTCACCCGGCAGGCCCGGCCGCTGGCCGACGCCGAACCGCTGCCACCGCTCGGCCTCTTCCCGCTCCCCGGCGAACTGCCCGTGGTGCACTGCGGGCGGCTGCTGCCGGGCGAGTCGCTCGTCCTGCACACGGACGGCATGGAGGACGCCCGCGACGCGGCGGGCGCGTTCTTCCCGCTCCAGGCCGCGCTGACCGAGTCGGCGCGGGCCCGGCCGGCCTCCCCGCAGGACCTCATCGACGCGGTATACGCCGAATTCCTGCGCCACGCGGGCCACTTGCCGTCCGACGACGCGGCGCTGCTCGTCCTGCGCAACGACCGCGAGCAGGCCCCCATCCGGCAGCAGGAGCCCGAGCGGCCCACTACCCGCACCATGAGCTGA